The following are from one region of the Amedibacterium intestinale genome:
- the mnmE gene encoding tRNA uridine-5-carboxymethylaminomethyl(34) synthesis GTPase MnmE produces MLKDTIAAISTAAVDGAISIVRLSGDDAIEIANSIASINLLNKKSHTISYGFIVDPITLQEIDEVLFSVFKAPKTFTREDIVEINCHGGRFVTKKILSLCLMQGARLAEPGEFTRRAFLNGRIDLTQAEAINDMILADSNENMKLAIHGIKGSVKKLLDPLLENILDIIANIEVNIDYPEYDDVEMLTNDVVLPKAKAWLDNIDTILDRAQSGKIMKEGIRTAIVGKPNVGKSSLLNALLEEDKAIVTDIAGTTRDIVEGHIHLGGLTLNLIDTAGIRDTEDVVEKIGIQRSLQAMEDAQLVIVVLDGSRPLDEQDDELLEMTKDKTRIVVYNKNDLYEVSDGISISAAKQEITPLVNKIHELFDHHKIAIEEPVLGNERQIGFMMKAKQSMLQAVEAMENGLELDLVEIDIQDAYTALKEILGEVHREDLLDTLFSNFCLGK; encoded by the coding sequence ATGTTGAAAGATACGATTGCAGCGATTTCTACTGCAGCGGTTGATGGTGCGATTTCCATTGTTCGATTAAGTGGAGATGACGCAATAGAAATTGCCAATAGCATCGCAAGTATAAATTTATTGAATAAAAAAAGTCATACGATAAGTTATGGTTTCATTGTTGATCCTATTACATTACAGGAGATTGATGAAGTGTTATTTAGTGTTTTTAAAGCACCTAAAACGTTCACAAGAGAAGATATAGTGGAAATCAATTGTCATGGAGGCAGATTTGTTACAAAAAAAATACTCTCTCTTTGTTTGATGCAGGGGGCAAGATTAGCAGAACCTGGAGAATTTACTAGACGAGCATTTTTAAATGGCAGAATTGATTTAACACAGGCAGAAGCGATTAATGATATGATACTGGCAGATTCTAATGAAAATATGAAACTGGCTATTCATGGAATTAAAGGAAGTGTTAAAAAATTATTAGATCCTTTACTGGAAAATATTTTAGATATTATTGCGAATATTGAAGTGAACATTGATTATCCAGAATATGATGATGTGGAAATGTTGACAAATGATGTGGTGCTTCCAAAAGCAAAAGCATGGTTAGATAACATTGATACAATTTTAGATAGAGCACAAAGTGGAAAAATTATGAAAGAAGGTATTCGCACAGCAATCGTGGGGAAACCGAATGTTGGAAAAAGCAGCCTTTTAAATGCATTGCTGGAAGAAGATAAGGCAATTGTTACAGACATTGCAGGTACGACAAGAGATATAGTGGAAGGTCATATTCATTTAGGTGGATTGACATTGAATTTGATTGATACAGCAGGGATTCGTGATACAGAAGATGTGGTAGAGAAGATTGGTATTCAAAGAAGTTTACAGGCAATGGAGGATGCACAGCTGGTAATTGTTGTATTAGATGGAAGCCGTCCATTGGATGAGCAGGATGATGAACTGTTAGAAATGACCAAAGATAAAACTAGAATTGTTGTTTATAATAAAAATGATTTATATGAGGTATCCGATGGGATTTCTATTAGTGCAGCCAAACAGGAAATCACACCTTTGGTAAATAAAATTCATGAATTGTTTGACCATCATAAAATCGCAATTGAAGAACCTGTATTAGGAAATGAAAGACAGATTGGATTTATGATGAAGGCAAAACAATCGATGCTTCAAGCTGTTGAGGCAATGGAAAATGGATTGGAGCTTGATCTTGTGGAAATTGATATTCAAGATGCCTATACAGCATTAAAAGAAATTTTAGGAGAAGTACATAGAGAAGATCTCTTGGATACACTTTTCTCTAATTTCTGTTTAGGAAAATAA
- a CDS encoding amino acid ABC transporter ATP-binding protein, with protein sequence MIKVEHLYKNYSDEIKVLKDISFTFEDGKTYAIIGSSGGGKSTFIRCLNMLEEPTSGTITLDDEVVNSPSTDLTKIREKMGMVFQNFNLFSHMDVKKNVAYALMKVKGMDETSAYKKAIELLGNVGLSHRVDSYPHQLSGGEKQRVAIARALAMEPEVLLCDEPTSALDPEMTTEVLKVLKGLSHTGLTMIVVTHEMNFAKEVADYILYMDKGQIVECTTPEEFFTNAKTERARQFISNML encoded by the coding sequence ATGATTAAAGTAGAACACTTATATAAAAATTACAGTGATGAGATTAAAGTATTAAAAGATATCAGCTTTACTTTCGAAGATGGAAAAACTTATGCGATTATTGGTTCCAGCGGTGGTGGAAAATCTACTTTTATTCGCTGTTTAAATATGCTGGAAGAACCAACATCCGGTACCATTACACTGGATGATGAAGTTGTAAATTCTCCATCTACCGACTTAACAAAGATCAGAGAAAAAATGGGAATGGTATTTCAAAACTTCAATTTATTTTCTCATATGGATGTGAAGAAAAATGTAGCGTATGCATTAATGAAAGTAAAAGGTATGGATGAAACAAGTGCTTATAAAAAAGCAATTGAATTATTAGGAAATGTTGGATTATCTCATCGTGTAGATTCTTATCCGCATCAGTTATCTGGAGGAGAAAAACAGCGTGTTGCGATTGCCAGAGCTTTGGCAATGGAACCGGAAGTATTGTTATGTGATGAACCGACAAGTGCTTTAGACCCAGAAATGACAACCGAAGTATTGAAGGTATTAAAAGGGTTATCACATACAGGACTGACAATGATCGTAGTAACGCACGAGATGAATTTTGCGAAAGAAGTTGCGGACTATATTCTATATATGGATAAGGGACAAATTGTAGAATGCACTACACCAGAAGAATTCTTTACAAATGCAAAAACAGAAAGAGCAAGACAATTTATTTCAAATATGTTATAG
- a CDS encoding arsenate reductase family protein has translation MKILFIEYPRCSTCIKAKKYLQSLSVDFEDRHIVEDTPSKEELTNWWKQSELPLKKFFNTSGKLYKEMNLKEKLPAMSEEEQLELLSSNGMLIKRPLLISDKGVCVGFKEDNFKMLCSQ, from the coding sequence ATGAAAATTTTATTTATTGAATACCCAAGATGTTCTACATGTATAAAAGCTAAAAAATATCTACAATCTTTATCTGTAGATTTTGAAGATCGCCATATCGTTGAAGATACGCCATCAAAAGAGGAATTAACAAACTGGTGGAAACAAAGTGAACTTCCATTAAAAAAATTCTTTAACACAAGCGGCAAACTTTATAAAGAAATGAATTTAAAAGAAAAACTTCCTGCTATGAGTGAAGAAGAGCAGTTAGAACTTCTTTCCAGCAATGGTATGCTGATCAAACGCCCTTTACTGATAAGTGATAAAGGTGTATGTGTTGGATTTAAGGAAGACAATTTTAAAATGTTGTGTTCACAATAA
- the ftsH gene encoding ATP-dependent zinc metalloprotease FtsH, translated as MNNNKKVINFLPYILVISILLLLVTFGNGNATKVFNYNEFSASAEKMEFKDVRMSVGTTVVNIVGTYENNGKLENFTVSVPKTDENIQWLSDIFAKNKNTKVEVLDANRETFMEMFLKNFLPFLLLGGVAIFLFSKMNAGGSNKAFEFSKSRAKIEGNIKVRFKDVAGCDEEKEEVKEIIDYLKDPKRFTDMGARIPKGMLMVGPPGTGKTLLAKAVAGEADVPFFSISGSDFVEMFVGTGASRVRDMFKKAKQTAPCIVFIDEIDAVGRQRGAGMGGGNDEREQTLNQMLVEMDGMEENKGIVIIAATNRPDVLDPALLRSGRFDRQITVNLPDKKGRYEILKVHARNKKLSSEISLENLAKRTPGFSGADLENVLNEGAILAVRDKRKVITMADLDEAIDRVMMGPAKKSKKYTEQEKRLVAYHEAGHAVIGLKLKDADKVEKVTIIPRGQAGGYNLMTPQEEKMFPTKADFMAQITGLMGGRVAEDVMFNEISAGASNDIQKATKIAKAMVRSWGMSSLGPIQYDDGSGNVFLGRDYSSGSNYSGEIAYEIDKEIRKIINECYDKAKEIIEGNKDLLTLIAETLIEEETITSEQINNLVEYGSIHSPEEIKKQEEQNEDSNVENIQNAEEAKVAEEETVKETKEKAEVEKSFDDALKELTKHSEE; from the coding sequence ATGAATAACAACAAAAAGGTAATTAATTTTCTGCCTTATATTCTGGTTATTTCGATTTTGCTGCTTCTGGTTACGTTTGGAAACGGAAATGCTACAAAAGTTTTCAATTATAACGAATTTTCTGCTAGTGCAGAGAAGATGGAGTTCAAAGATGTTAGGATGTCTGTAGGAACTACGGTTGTTAATATCGTTGGAACATATGAGAACAATGGAAAACTTGAAAACTTTACAGTATCTGTTCCAAAGACAGATGAAAATATTCAGTGGCTAAGTGATATTTTTGCGAAAAACAAAAATACGAAAGTAGAAGTACTGGATGCAAACAGGGAAACTTTCATGGAGATGTTCCTGAAAAATTTCCTGCCGTTTCTATTGTTAGGTGGAGTTGCTATTTTCCTTTTCTCTAAAATGAATGCAGGGGGAAGCAACAAAGCCTTCGAATTTAGTAAATCAAGAGCAAAAATTGAAGGAAACATCAAAGTTCGTTTTAAAGATGTAGCCGGATGTGATGAGGAAAAAGAAGAAGTTAAAGAAATTATTGACTATTTGAAAGATCCTAAACGTTTTACGGACATGGGTGCTCGTATTCCTAAGGGAATGTTAATGGTAGGGCCTCCAGGTACCGGAAAAACATTACTTGCAAAAGCAGTAGCTGGGGAAGCGGATGTTCCATTTTTCTCCATCAGTGGTTCTGACTTTGTGGAAATGTTTGTAGGTACAGGGGCAAGTCGTGTGCGTGATATGTTTAAAAAAGCCAAACAGACAGCACCATGTATCGTATTTATTGATGAAATCGATGCCGTTGGTAGACAGCGTGGAGCTGGTATGGGCGGTGGAAATGATGAACGTGAACAAACATTGAATCAGATGCTTGTTGAAATGGATGGTATGGAAGAAAACAAAGGTATCGTTATTATTGCGGCTACTAACCGTCCAGATGTATTAGACCCTGCACTTCTTCGTAGCGGACGATTTGATCGTCAGATTACCGTAAATCTTCCTGATAAAAAAGGACGTTATGAAATTTTAAAAGTACATGCAAGAAATAAAAAACTTTCTAGTGAAATCAGTTTGGAAAATCTGGCAAAACGTACACCAGGTTTCTCAGGTGCGGATTTGGAAAACGTATTGAACGAAGGGGCTATTCTAGCAGTTCGTGATAAACGTAAAGTAATTACGATGGCTGATCTTGATGAAGCTATTGACCGTGTTATGATGGGGCCGGCAAAAAAATCAAAGAAATATACAGAACAGGAAAAACGTCTTGTTGCGTATCATGAAGCAGGACATGCTGTTATCGGTTTAAAATTGAAAGATGCAGATAAAGTAGAAAAAGTAACGATTATTCCTCGTGGACAGGCTGGTGGATATAACCTAATGACTCCACAGGAAGAAAAGATGTTCCCAACAAAAGCAGATTTCATGGCACAGATTACTGGGCTTATGGGTGGACGTGTTGCGGAAGATGTTATGTTCAATGAAATATCTGCTGGTGCAAGTAATGATATTCAAAAAGCTACTAAAATTGCCAAAGCTATGGTTCGAAGCTGGGGTATGTCATCACTGGGGCCAATTCAGTATGATGATGGCAGTGGAAATGTATTCTTAGGAAGAGATTACAGCAGCGGAAGTAATTATTCTGGTGAAATTGCTTATGAAATCGATAAAGAAATTCGTAAAATCATTAATGAATGTTATGATAAAGCGAAAGAAATTATCGAGGGCAATAAAGATTTGTTAACATTAATTGCGGAAACATTAATTGAAGAAGAAACAATTACAAGTGAACAGATCAATAACCTTGTTGAATATGGAAGCATTCATTCTCCTGAAGAAATAAAGAAACAAGAAGAACAGAATGAAGACAGCAATGTCGAAAACATTCAAAATGCAGAGGAAGCAAAAGTAGCAGAAGAAGAAACTGTTAAGGAAACAAAAGAAAAAGCAGAAGTTGAAAAAAGTTTTGATGATGCTTTAAAAGAATTAACAAAACATTCTGAAGAATAA
- a CDS encoding SpoIIE family protein phosphatase: MEKVIMEKMRKPFVIRSGDVWCALFALVLGSVQGLMEPILVFLFLTHCYLRSTSETISMILFLFISLLTKDMMYLYFYALGIAFYFVLIYLVKLSNRNVYQWIPLINAISAMPFALLQYRSYGVFIIGSIVYALTREMLKEYSWIKQSFALSNIIYGGMFIGAGLCAGEIFPSVSYNLLLVFLSGAAFFCHAREMMLYVAALFLLTALPQPFWLLVALLVSVFKEEKIVAVTLLGLFGIQYAENLFHIIYLFVNALCIVIIKKEMLPFVSEETKPLSISKSLSQDNLLRRQLQNYASIFESLHSYYETMKNPHAELLESMAFALQYQADELEHPMCGEENKTRIIQALEGYQFAVENLHIEEFRDGSLRLHITISNLHKKEICTTLKPLLEGLLQRKMKVISVEDHRFSKGYDVVLQDNLPFEIEVDGDSLKNASTTSGDAFSIFHFRQSLVCMISDGMGNGEKAAQISHLVSSIFQKMVVSGIPQDNAIRCINKLMQSDTYATLDVICFNRSKGVAYLSKSAACPTWLLREHKLYELSGSALPVGIVSTIQPDCFEIELQDKDEFIMMSDGVEMKEVYAWMRERQEDSMKEDVEIFMDILKRKLRKDDSTIILARVKEQ, encoded by the coding sequence ATGGAAAAGGTCATAATGGAAAAAATGAGAAAGCCATTTGTAATTCGTTCAGGTGATGTGTGGTGTGCACTGTTTGCTTTGGTGTTAGGAAGTGTGCAGGGATTGATGGAACCGATATTGGTGTTTTTGTTTTTAACACATTGTTATCTTCGTTCAACATCAGAAACGATTTCCATGATTTTATTTCTTTTTATAAGTCTGCTTACAAAAGATATGATGTATTTGTATTTTTATGCATTGGGAATTGCTTTTTATTTTGTTTTGATTTATCTTGTAAAACTTTCAAATCGCAATGTATATCAATGGATACCTCTTATAAATGCAATATCTGCTATGCCTTTTGCCTTATTACAGTATAGAAGTTATGGTGTTTTTATCATTGGAAGTATTGTCTATGCCCTAACAAGAGAAATGTTGAAAGAATATAGCTGGATCAAACAATCCTTTGCCTTATCGAATATTATTTATGGTGGGATGTTTATAGGTGCAGGTTTGTGTGCAGGAGAGATATTTCCATCTGTTTCTTATAATCTATTGCTTGTTTTTTTGAGTGGGGCAGCTTTCTTTTGTCATGCAAGGGAAATGATGTTATATGTTGCGGCCTTATTTTTACTTACCGCTTTACCTCAGCCTTTTTGGCTGCTTGTAGCTTTGCTGGTATCTGTTTTTAAAGAAGAAAAAATTGTGGCAGTGACACTTCTTGGTTTGTTTGGAATACAGTATGCAGAAAACTTGTTTCATATTATCTATTTATTTGTAAATGCTCTTTGTATCGTTATTATAAAAAAAGAAATGCTTCCTTTTGTCAGTGAAGAAACAAAACCGCTAAGCATTTCTAAATCACTGTCGCAGGATAATTTATTAAGAAGGCAGCTGCAAAATTATGCCTCTATTTTTGAGTCTTTGCATAGCTACTATGAAACAATGAAGAATCCACATGCAGAACTTTTAGAAAGCATGGCTTTTGCGTTACAGTATCAGGCAGATGAACTTGAACATCCTATGTGTGGAGAAGAAAATAAAACAAGAATCATACAAGCTTTAGAAGGATATCAGTTTGCTGTAGAAAATTTACATATAGAAGAGTTTCGAGATGGGTCTTTGCGTTTGCATATAACCATTTCCAATTTACATAAAAAAGAAATATGTACAACGCTAAAACCTTTATTAGAAGGATTGTTACAGCGAAAAATGAAAGTAATATCGGTAGAAGACCATCGTTTTTCTAAAGGGTATGATGTTGTTTTACAAGATAATTTGCCTTTTGAAATTGAAGTTGATGGAGATAGTTTAAAAAATGCTTCAACAACCAGTGGAGATGCATTTTCAATTTTCCATTTTCGACAAAGTTTGGTCTGCATGATTAGTGATGGCATGGGGAATGGAGAAAAAGCTGCACAGATATCTCATTTGGTAAGCAGTATATTTCAAAAGATGGTGGTTAGCGGTATTCCACAGGATAATGCAATACGCTGCATTAATAAGTTAATGCAAAGTGATACTTATGCAACATTGGATGTTATATGTTTTAATCGTTCCAAAGGGGTTGCTTATTTATCAAAATCAGCGGCTTGTCCAACCTGGCTTTTAAGAGAACATAAATTATATGAATTAAGCGGCAGTGCTTTGCCGGTAGGAATTGTCTCTACCATACAGCCAGATTGTTTTGAAATCGAACTGCAGGATAAAGATGAATTTATTATGATGAGTGATGGTGTAGAGATGAAGGAAGTTTATGCATGGATGAGGGAACGTCAGGAGGATAGTATGAAGGAAGATGTGGAGATCTTTATGGATATACTGAAACGAAAATTACGAAAAGATGATTCTACCATTATTTTGGCAAGAGTAAAGGAACAGTAA
- a CDS encoding metal-dependent transcriptional regulator, with the protein MRLGESLEDYLETLLILEKTGKIRCVDVASKLKVSKPSVNKAMNVLKEKGYVHQESYGDIHLSDEGRKIAQEVYHRHQVISSFLTDVLGVAPETAEEDACHIEHQISDETFQKIEKFKR; encoded by the coding sequence GTGAGATTGGGAGAGTCTTTAGAAGATTATTTGGAAACATTGCTTATTCTTGAAAAAACAGGAAAAATTCGCTGTGTTGATGTTGCGTCTAAGTTAAAAGTGTCAAAACCCAGTGTTAATAAAGCTATGAATGTATTAAAAGAAAAAGGGTATGTACATCAGGAAAGTTATGGAGATATTCATTTAAGTGATGAAGGTAGAAAAATTGCACAGGAAGTATATCATCGACATCAGGTTATTTCTTCTTTTCTAACTGATGTATTAGGTGTTGCTCCTGAAACAGCGGAAGAAGACGCATGTCATATTGAACATCAAATCAGTGATGAAACGTTTCAAAAAATTGAAAAATTTAAAAGATAA
- a CDS encoding TatD family hydrolase, with translation MYTLIDTHCHITCDALYERIDEVIQNAKEHHVERMMIVCTGFKEYERAESLKQKEDMFDIALGFHPCDLYDFSEDDYLRLEQLLQEGKLAAVGEIGLDYHWKDVEKEDQKKGFVRQIQLAKKYDKPILIHMREATKDTLDILQEYAPHKGIFHCFSGSRETADIVLNMGFHIAYGGPLTFKNSRGAPEVCEQIPLDRLFVETDCPYLTPHPYRGKQNEPKYVEVTFDKMCEIKQVDKEILAKQMKQNYEALFGKK, from the coding sequence ATGTATACATTAATTGATACCCATTGTCATATAACATGTGATGCTTTATATGAAAGAATTGATGAAGTAATACAAAATGCGAAAGAACATCATGTGGAAAGAATGATGATCGTATGTACAGGTTTTAAAGAGTATGAAAGAGCAGAATCTTTGAAACAGAAAGAAGATATGTTTGATATTGCGTTAGGATTTCATCCATGTGATTTATATGATTTTTCAGAAGATGACTATCTTCGTCTAGAGCAGCTGTTACAAGAAGGAAAATTAGCTGCAGTAGGTGAAATCGGATTGGATTATCATTGGAAAGATGTAGAAAAAGAAGACCAGAAAAAAGGTTTTGTTCGACAGATACAATTAGCTAAAAAGTATGATAAACCTATTTTGATTCATATGCGGGAAGCTACAAAAGATACACTGGATATTTTGCAGGAGTATGCTCCTCATAAAGGGATTTTTCATTGTTTTAGCGGCAGCAGGGAAACGGCAGATATTGTCTTAAATATGGGGTTTCATATTGCTTATGGAGGTCCTTTAACTTTTAAGAATTCCAGAGGTGCTCCTGAAGTGTGTGAACAAATTCCACTTGATAGACTTTTTGTAGAAACCGATTGTCCATATTTAACTCCACATCCCTACAGAGGAAAACAAAATGAGCCTAAATATGTAGAAGTTACATTTGATAAGATGTGTGAGATTAAACAGGTAGATAAAGAAATTCTGGCAAAGCAGATGAAACAAAACTATGAAGCGCTTTTTGGTAAAAAGTAG
- the tilS gene encoding tRNA lysidine(34) synthetase TilS, translated as MDKKETYIIGVSGGPDSMALLDMCKKQGYSLVVAHMNYQKRDSALRDEEIVRKYCEENGIPCVIRKQNKTCQGNFQAFAREERYRFYKELLDEYKAQGVLLAHHLDDHLETYLMQKQRKSLGEWHGIKEKTEIFGCPILRPLLSFTKAQLEMYCKKQGVAFGIDESNLTDDYTRNKIRHEQIEHMTMEEKLNLAQKIQEENERLLQENKKARHFLSQWDFDVSSLLELDENLRYRCLFLWIKDKTKTSLSAKQLSKIQQLLYKKDSWEIPVKDKILYQEYGKLDFDDGSDISYAYEYNSLKYGKTPYFEISKTGRGVEALTLSEKDFPITIRNVKEADRITLRFGTKKVHRWFIDRKIPRKQRKVWPVVVNAANNIVLVPGIGCDIAHFSNNPNIFVLK; from the coding sequence TTGGATAAGAAAGAAACATATATTATAGGGGTTAGTGGAGGGCCAGATTCTATGGCTCTTTTAGATATGTGTAAAAAGCAGGGATATTCGCTTGTTGTAGCACATATGAATTATCAGAAAAGAGATAGCGCATTACGGGATGAAGAAATTGTAAGAAAGTATTGTGAAGAAAATGGAATACCTTGTGTGATTCGAAAGCAAAATAAAACATGTCAGGGAAATTTTCAGGCATTCGCCAGAGAAGAACGATATCGTTTTTATAAAGAATTATTAGATGAATATAAGGCACAGGGAGTCTTGCTGGCACATCATTTAGATGATCATTTAGAAACATATCTGATGCAGAAACAAAGAAAATCACTAGGGGAATGGCATGGAATTAAAGAAAAAACAGAAATTTTTGGCTGTCCCATTCTTCGACCTCTTCTATCTTTTACAAAAGCACAGCTAGAAATGTATTGTAAAAAACAAGGTGTGGCATTTGGAATTGATGAAAGCAATTTGACAGATGATTATACAAGAAATAAGATTCGACATGAACAAATTGAGCATATGACAATGGAAGAGAAACTGAATTTGGCACAGAAGATTCAAGAGGAAAATGAAAGGCTGCTGCAGGAAAATAAAAAAGCAAGACACTTTTTAAGTCAGTGGGATTTTGATGTTTCTTCTTTATTGGAGTTAGATGAAAATCTTCGTTATCGCTGTTTGTTTTTGTGGATAAAAGATAAGACAAAGACAAGTTTAAGCGCAAAACAGCTATCTAAGATACAACAGCTTTTGTATAAAAAAGATAGCTGGGAAATACCTGTAAAAGATAAAATTTTATATCAGGAATATGGTAAACTAGATTTTGATGATGGAAGTGATATATCCTATGCATATGAATATAACAGTTTAAAGTATGGAAAGACACCTTACTTTGAAATTTCAAAAACAGGAAGAGGTGTGGAAGCTTTAACCCTTTCAGAAAAAGACTTTCCAATTACGATTCGAAATGTAAAAGAGGCGGATCGCATTACTCTTCGATTTGGCACAAAGAAGGTGCATCGCTGGTTTATTGACCGTAAAATTCCTAGAAAACAAAGAAAAGTGTGGCCAGTAGTTGTCAATGCGGCCAATAATATCGTACTTGTACCGGGAATTGGTTGTGATATTGCACATTTCTCTAACAATCCAAACATATTTGTGTTAAAATAA
- the hpt gene encoding hypoxanthine phosphoribosyltransferase: MLDVVEKVLVTQEEIMKRCAEMGKQISEDYKNKKEIPLVVGLLKGSVPFMAEIIKHIDLEIQIDFMDVSSYEGTESLGNIRIVKDLDCSVNNLSILLVEDIVDTGRTLKEVKRMLMSKGAKEVNVVSLLDKPERRVVDIEAEYVGFTIPNEFVVGYGLDYDQKYRNLPYIGVLKREVYEQ; this comes from the coding sequence ATGCTAGATGTAGTGGAAAAAGTATTAGTTACGCAAGAAGAAATTATGAAACGTTGTGCTGAAATGGGAAAACAAATCAGCGAAGATTATAAGAATAAAAAGGAGATTCCTTTGGTGGTTGGTCTATTAAAGGGAAGTGTCCCATTTATGGCAGAAATCATTAAACATATTGATTTGGAAATTCAGATAGATTTTATGGATGTATCAAGCTATGAAGGTACAGAATCGCTTGGTAATATTCGTATCGTGAAAGATTTGGATTGTTCTGTAAATAATCTTTCTATTTTACTGGTAGAAGATATTGTGGATACAGGAAGAACTTTAAAAGAAGTTAAACGTATGTTGATGAGCAAAGGGGCAAAAGAAGTGAATGTGGTCTCTTTACTGGACAAACCAGAGCGTCGTGTGGTAGATATAGAAGCAGAATATGTTGGATTTACCATTCCAAATGAATTTGTAGTCGGATATGGTCTTGATTATGATCAAAAATATCGTAATCTTCCATATATTGGTGTATTGAAAAGAGAAGTCTACGAACAATAG
- a CDS encoding amino acid ABC transporter permease, with protein MNLRFGEFIPYIPFILQGIPVIILLSLSAAAIGCVLGLICAFAKRKGGIGGGIAAAYIDFFRGTPVYVQLCFFHLALPQLLNFNWPGWVSCIIIFSLNSGAYLAEVMRAGIDGIDKGQIEAAKALGVKNKDITKDIIIPQALRNVLPAMFNEFIALTKETSVVSVVGMMDLMRRATIVQGSVYMFFEPLTLVLISYYLLNKVLSFIGSRLERKLKYD; from the coding sequence ATGAATTTGAGATTTGGTGAGTTTATTCCCTATATACCATTTATTCTTCAGGGGATTCCAGTAATTATTCTATTATCTTTATCAGCTGCAGCGATTGGCTGTGTGCTGGGATTGATTTGTGCTTTTGCGAAACGTAAAGGTGGTATAGGTGGAGGAATTGCGGCTGCATATATTGATTTCTTTCGAGGAACACCGGTTTATGTACAGCTTTGTTTCTTCCATTTGGCACTTCCTCAGCTGTTAAACTTTAACTGGCCAGGATGGGTTTCCTGTATTATTATCTTCTCATTAAATTCAGGTGCATATTTGGCAGAAGTTATGCGTGCAGGAATTGATGGAATTGATAAGGGACAGATTGAAGCCGCAAAGGCATTAGGGGTAAAAAACAAAGATATTACAAAAGATATTATTATTCCACAGGCATTAAGAAATGTATTACCGGCTATGTTTAATGAATTTATTGCTTTAACGAAAGAAACATCTGTAGTTTCTGTTGTAGGTATGATGGATTTGATGCGTAGAGCAACCATTGTTCAGGGATCTGTGTATATGTTCTTTGAACCATTAACGCTTGTATTGATCTCTTATTATCTGTTAAACAAAGTATTGAGCTTTATTGGATCAAGATTAGAAAGGAAGTTGAAATATGATTAA
- a CDS encoding L-threonylcarbamoyladenylate synthase — protein MKLKTEQYEIKDIETVANLLKEGKVVAFPTDTVYGLACIYDNEEALKALKACKIRPEEKPIPTMVSSFRQMEEIAIMSEEARDLAEEFMPGAFTMILKKNENLPDYLTNGLDTIGIRMPDDDFILHLIDLCEKPLLVTSANLSGEEPGKTGEEVLKQLDGRMDAIVMGCAKGDSSSTIVDVSDGDVRILREGPISEKQIMKVLHK, from the coding sequence ATGAAATTGAAGACTGAACAATATGAGATCAAGGATATAGAAACTGTAGCAAACTTATTAAAAGAAGGAAAAGTGGTTGCTTTTCCAACGGATACCGTTTATGGACTGGCATGTATTTATGATAATGAAGAAGCTCTAAAAGCTTTGAAAGCGTGCAAAATTCGACCAGAAGAAAAACCGATACCGACTATGGTTTCTTCTTTTCGCCAAATGGAGGAAATCGCAATTATGAGCGAAGAAGCAAGAGATTTAGCGGAAGAATTTATGCCTGGTGCGTTTACGATGATTTTAAAGAAAAATGAAAATCTTCCAGATTATTTAACAAACGGTTTGGATACAATTGGAATTCGTATGCCTGATGATGATTTTATCCTTCATTTAATTGACTTATGTGAAAAACCGCTGCTTGTAACAAGCGCAAATTTATCTGGGGAAGAGCCTGGCAAAACAGGAGAAGAGGTTTTAAAACAGCTTGATGGCAGAATGGATGCAATCGTTATGGGATGTGCAAAAGGAGATAGTTCTAGCACGATCGTGGATGTTAGTGATGGGGATGTGCGTATTTTAAGAGAAGGCCCTATCAGTGAAAAGCAGATAATGAAAGTATTGCATAAGTAA